The Vespula pensylvanica isolate Volc-1 chromosome 5, ASM1446617v1, whole genome shotgun sequence genome includes a window with the following:
- the LOC122629431 gene encoding FAS-associated factor 1 isoform X2 encodes MFFVIILRGKDTVLILDKDFFTSVPIYYIIMAENREMILADFQACTGIDDVGEAILYLEGTNWDLLAAVNQAMPRGTQQLPFDMGPEVEMIEEIGSIPHSSIITQTSSLKNAETAKSEIIENVKPGTSQSKSNAPAKMLTFHINHLNRTYKIDLSELSTVGELKQSIWNKTNITPCQQLIHGWKKGPQTNSTILQTLELPRENTLSVTSLSDNWDLTGEIVCLSDRVTLTYTLNIKDEVHNKSYKLKFPGTHTILDVKTNIYSLIDVPVRHQQWKGWPSLLTDDNVILARSGIHYPEHDLSVSKLPSKEEKKDVVELIDSDSSIDEPEDVEEFDVPESFNVEDDIFIDNIRSTKIQRLMPENVEDEIVGTLHFAEQYEKRYGLNHPEFFTGTFEDAIKESCLKPAKERKLLAVYLHHDNSVLANVFCTELLGFGTVLPLLSEHFIVWGWDITYESNKQRFLESVNHTLGSVAALTVRNIDVDTLPVLMIIMRSRSNTEIFTIVHGNVGVNELLTNLIQAVEVFQEQRRTDIGVEEERQAREKVKQEQDRAYQESLAADRAKEEAKQMQEEIEKRRKEQAENERLAEEARKEAHRQAIESSLPPEPQQNAGDGVLKVRVRLPAGKFLERRFQPDTPLQTLLNFLIVEGYPTEEYKVLSSWPRRDLTSMDSKLTLMELKFCPQETVILEER; translated from the exons ATGttctttgtaataattttaaggGGAAAGGACACAGTTTTGATTCTtgataaagattttttcaCGTCTGTACCTATATACTACATCATAATGGCTGAAAACCGAGAGATGATTTTAGCTGATTTTCAG GCTTGTACAGGAATTGATGATGTTGGAGAAGCTATTCTTTATTTGGAAGGAACAAATTGGGATTTATTG GCAGCAGTAAATCAAGCAATGCCACGAGGTACTCAACAACTTCCTTTTGATATGGGTCCTGAAGTAGAAATGATAGAAGAAATAGGAAGTATACCTCATTCTTCGATAATAACGCAAACaagttctttaaaaaatgCTGAAACTGCAAAGtcagaaataatagaaaatgttaaacCTGGAACAAGTCAATCAAAAAGTAATGCGCCTGCTAAGATGCTTACATTccatattaatcatttaaacAGAACTTATAAAATAGATCTATCTGAATTATCTACTGtag gtGAACTTAAGCAATCTATATGgaacaaaacaaatattacaCCGTGTCAACAATTGATACATGGATGGAAAAAGGGGCCCCAAACAAATTCTACTATTCTTCAAACATTAGAATTACCAAGGGAAAATACATTATCTGTGACATCTCTTTCAGACAACTGGGATTTAACAGGAGAAAT cgTATGTTTGTCGGATCGTGTCACACTAACTTATACTTTAAACATCAAGGATGAAGTACacaataaatcatataaattaaaatttcctGGAACGCACACGATATTAGATgtcaaaacaaatatatactcATTGATTGATGTGCCTGTTCGACATCAACAATGGAAAGGCTGGCCGAGCTTATTAACAGATGATAATGTAATATTGGCACGAAGTGGTATTCATTATCCAGAACATGATTTATCTGTTAGTAAGCTTCcttctaaagaagaaaaaaag GATGTTGTAGAATTAATTGACAGTGATAGTTCTATAGATGAACCAGAAGATGTGGAAGAATTTGATGTTCCTGAGTCATTTAATGTTGAGGATGATATTTTCATAGATAACATCAGATCTACCAAAATACAACGTCtta TGCCAGAAAATGTAGAAGATGAAATAGTAGGTACACTACACTTTGCAGAGCAATACGAAAAGCGTTATGGCCTTAATCATCCAGAATTTTTTACCGGCACTTTTGAAGATGCTATAAAAGAATCATGTCTAAAGCCTGCAAAGGAg AGGAAATTATTAGCAGTATATTTACATCATGATAACAGTGTGTTAGCAAATGTATTTTGCACGGAATTACTAGGCTTTGGAACAGTACTTCCATTACTTTCTGAACATTTTATTGTTTGGGGTTGGGATATCACATATGAATCTAATAAACAaag gTTTTTGGAATCAGTGAATCATACACTTGGGTCTGTTGCTGCACTAACTGTGAGAAATATTGATGTTGACACTTTACCAGTtcttatgataataatgagaTCTAGATCAAATACAGAAATATTTACCATTGTGCATGGTAATGTGGGAGTTAATGAATTACTTACTAATTTAATTCAAGCAGTTGAAGTTTTTCAG GAACAAAGACGTACCGATATtggagtagaagaagaaagacaagcTAGAGAAAAAGTCAAACAAGAACAAGATAGAGCTTATCAAGAAAGCTTGGCTGCAGATAG agcaaaagaagaagcaaaacaAATGCAAGaagagattgaaaaaagacgaaaggaaCAGGCAGAAAATGAAAGGTTAGCTGAAGAAGCAAGAAAGGAAGCTCATAGACAAGCAATAGAATCTAGTTTACCTCCCGAACCCCAACAAAACGCAGGTGATGGTGTTCTCAAAGTAAGAGTAAGGCTTCCAGCTGGAAAATTTCTTGAACGTAGATTTCAGCCAGATACACCACTTCAAACACtccttaattttttaattgtggAAGGTTATCCTACGGAAGAATACAAAGTTCTTTCTAGTTGGCCTCGAAGGGAT TTAACATCTATGGATTCAAAATTGACGTTAATGGAACTAAAGTTCTGTCCACAAGAAACAGTAATATTAGaagaacgataa
- the LOC122629431 gene encoding FAS-associated factor 1 isoform X1: MFFVIILRGKDTVLILDKDFFTSVPIYYIIMAENREMILADFQACTGIDDVGEAILYLEGTNWDLLAAVNQAMPRGTQQLPFDMGPEVEMIEEIGSIPHSSIITQTSSLKNAETAKSEIIENVKPGTSQSKSNAPAKMLTFHINHLNRTYKIDLSELSTVGELKQSIWNKTNITPCQQLIHGWKKGPQTNSTILQTLELPRENTLSVTSLSDNWDLTGEIVCLSDRVTLTYTLNIKDEVHNKSYKLKFPGTHTILDVKTNIYSLIDVPVRHQQWKGWPSLLTDDNVILARSGIHYPEHDLSVSKLPSKEEKKDVVELIDSDSSIDEPEDVEEFDVPESFNVEDDIFIDNIRSTKIQRLMPENVEDEIVGTLHFAEQYEKRYGLNHPEFFTGTFEDAIKESCLKPAKERKLLAVYLHHDNSVLANVFCTELLGFGTVLPLLSEHFIVWGWDITYESNKQRFLESVNHTLGSVAALTVRNIDVDTLPVLMIIMRSRSNTEIFTIVHGNVGVNELLTNLIQAVEVFQEQRRTDIGVEEERQAREKVKQEQDRAYQESLAADRAKEEAKQMQEEIEKRRKEQAENERLAEEARKEAHRQAIESSLPPEPQQNAGDGVLKVRVRLPAGKFLERRFQPDTPLQTLLNFLIVEGYPTEEYKVLSSWPRRDVSRSFNIYGFKIDVNGTKVLSTRNSNIRRTINYLL, translated from the exons ATGttctttgtaataattttaaggGGAAAGGACACAGTTTTGATTCTtgataaagattttttcaCGTCTGTACCTATATACTACATCATAATGGCTGAAAACCGAGAGATGATTTTAGCTGATTTTCAG GCTTGTACAGGAATTGATGATGTTGGAGAAGCTATTCTTTATTTGGAAGGAACAAATTGGGATTTATTG GCAGCAGTAAATCAAGCAATGCCACGAGGTACTCAACAACTTCCTTTTGATATGGGTCCTGAAGTAGAAATGATAGAAGAAATAGGAAGTATACCTCATTCTTCGATAATAACGCAAACaagttctttaaaaaatgCTGAAACTGCAAAGtcagaaataatagaaaatgttaaacCTGGAACAAGTCAATCAAAAAGTAATGCGCCTGCTAAGATGCTTACATTccatattaatcatttaaacAGAACTTATAAAATAGATCTATCTGAATTATCTACTGtag gtGAACTTAAGCAATCTATATGgaacaaaacaaatattacaCCGTGTCAACAATTGATACATGGATGGAAAAAGGGGCCCCAAACAAATTCTACTATTCTTCAAACATTAGAATTACCAAGGGAAAATACATTATCTGTGACATCTCTTTCAGACAACTGGGATTTAACAGGAGAAAT cgTATGTTTGTCGGATCGTGTCACACTAACTTATACTTTAAACATCAAGGATGAAGTACacaataaatcatataaattaaaatttcctGGAACGCACACGATATTAGATgtcaaaacaaatatatactcATTGATTGATGTGCCTGTTCGACATCAACAATGGAAAGGCTGGCCGAGCTTATTAACAGATGATAATGTAATATTGGCACGAAGTGGTATTCATTATCCAGAACATGATTTATCTGTTAGTAAGCTTCcttctaaagaagaaaaaaag GATGTTGTAGAATTAATTGACAGTGATAGTTCTATAGATGAACCAGAAGATGTGGAAGAATTTGATGTTCCTGAGTCATTTAATGTTGAGGATGATATTTTCATAGATAACATCAGATCTACCAAAATACAACGTCtta TGCCAGAAAATGTAGAAGATGAAATAGTAGGTACACTACACTTTGCAGAGCAATACGAAAAGCGTTATGGCCTTAATCATCCAGAATTTTTTACCGGCACTTTTGAAGATGCTATAAAAGAATCATGTCTAAAGCCTGCAAAGGAg AGGAAATTATTAGCAGTATATTTACATCATGATAACAGTGTGTTAGCAAATGTATTTTGCACGGAATTACTAGGCTTTGGAACAGTACTTCCATTACTTTCTGAACATTTTATTGTTTGGGGTTGGGATATCACATATGAATCTAATAAACAaag gTTTTTGGAATCAGTGAATCATACACTTGGGTCTGTTGCTGCACTAACTGTGAGAAATATTGATGTTGACACTTTACCAGTtcttatgataataatgagaTCTAGATCAAATACAGAAATATTTACCATTGTGCATGGTAATGTGGGAGTTAATGAATTACTTACTAATTTAATTCAAGCAGTTGAAGTTTTTCAG GAACAAAGACGTACCGATATtggagtagaagaagaaagacaagcTAGAGAAAAAGTCAAACAAGAACAAGATAGAGCTTATCAAGAAAGCTTGGCTGCAGATAG agcaaaagaagaagcaaaacaAATGCAAGaagagattgaaaaaagacgaaaggaaCAGGCAGAAAATGAAAGGTTAGCTGAAGAAGCAAGAAAGGAAGCTCATAGACAAGCAATAGAATCTAGTTTACCTCCCGAACCCCAACAAAACGCAGGTGATGGTGTTCTCAAAGTAAGAGTAAGGCTTCCAGCTGGAAAATTTCTTGAACGTAGATTTCAGCCAGATACACCACTTCAAACACtccttaattttttaattgtggAAGGTTATCCTACGGAAGAATACAAAGTTCTTTCTAGTTGGCCTCGAAGGGATGTAAGTAGATCAT TTAACATCTATGGATTCAAAATTGACGTTAATGGAACTAAAGTTCTGTCCACAAGAAACAGTAATATTAGaagaacgataaattatttgttataa
- the LOC122629428 gene encoding exosome RNA helicase MTR4 yields MAEFTDDLFDVFEEPSDIVEIIPRSVKEVNIKKVDSINTSKRDLESDHEEQATKKLKTESLLDDINIDDLASRIKIHTIETIESCTHEVAVPPDQEYISLETKQIKPAKEYKFVLDPFQKEAILCIENNQSVLVSAHTSAGKTVVAEYAIACSLRDKQRVIYTTPIKALSNQKYREFYEEFKDVGLVTGDVTINPIASVLIMTTEILRNMLYRGSEVMREVGWVIFDEIHYMRDKERGVVWEETLILLPDNVHYVFLSATIPNARQFVEWVAHLHKQPCHVVYTDYRPTPLQHYIFPVGGDGIHLVVDETGQFKEENFNRAMACLQHGDAAKGDTKGRKGGFRVTNDGQTNIFKMVKMIMERNFAPVIIFSFSKKDCEIYAMQMAQLDLNTMEEKKLVDEVFNNAMDVLSEEDRRLPQVENVLPLLRRGIGIHHGGLLPILKETVEILFGEGLIKALFATETFAMGLNMPARTVLFTAPRKFDGKNFRWITSGEYIQMSGRAGRRGLDEKGIVILMIDEQVKPVVCKEIVQGKPDPINSAFHLTYNMVLNLLRVEEINPEYMLERSFYQFQNQACIPNLYNKVKKLEAAYNEINIEKYNQISTYHDIREQLDRLSTEFRSFLTKPEYLLPFLQPGRLIKVKSGNETFDWGIIVNFKKKNSKNPIKETSVLIIDILLHVSKKSSEGCPLPCRDGEEGDMEVVPVLHTLISQISSLRLYHPNDLRPSDNRKSVLKTIQEVKKRFPDGPPLLNPITDMHIEDQSFKDIVKRIEVLEERLYSHPLHKDCNVNALYEQFLHKEELGMQLKRAKTELKQAKSILQMDELKCRKRVLRRMAYCTAADVIELKGRVACELNGTDELLMTEMIFNGLFNSLSIPQMVALISCFVCDDKSNEMPKSTEELSGPLRQMQDLARRIAKVSTEANLDLDEDTYVERFKPYLMDVVYAWCKGATFLQICKMTDIFEGSIIRCMRRLEEVLRQLCQAAKNIGNTDLENKFSEAIKLIKRDIVFAASLYL; encoded by the exons ATGGCGGAATTTACCGATGATTTATTTGATGTTTTTGAAGAGCCAAGTGATATCGTAGAGATAATACCTAGATCAGTGaaagaagtaaatataaa GAAAGTTGATTCTATTAATACATCAAAACGTGATCTTGAAAGTGACCATGAAGAACAAGcgacgaaaaaattaaaaacagaaTCTCTCCTAGACGATATCAA tatagatGATTTGGCATCACGTATTAAAATTCATACTATAGAAACAATAGAATCATGTACACATGAAGTAGCAGTACCACCTGATcaagaatatatatcattagaaACTAAACAGATCAAACCAGCTAaggaatataaatttgttttggACCCTTTTCAAAAGGAGGCAATACTATGTATAGAAAATAACCAATCTGTTCTTGTTTCTGCACATACGTCGGCAGGGAAAACTGTTGTTgcaga atatgCCATAGCCTGCTCTCTAAGAGACAAACAAAGAGTGATATATACAACTCCCATAAAAGCTCTGAGTAATCAAAAGTACAGAGAATTTTATGAAGAATTTAAAGATGTAGGACTAGTAACAGGAGATGTTACGATTAATCCAATAGCTAGTGTACTTATTATGACAACagaaattttaagaaatatgcTTTATAGGGGTTCTGAG GTTATGCGAGAAGTTGGTTGGGTAATATTTGATGAAATTCATTATATGCGTGACAAAGAAAGAGGTGTAGTGTGGGAAGAAACTCTAATTCTTCTACCTGATAATGTACattatgtctttctctctgctacTATACCTAATGCACGTCAGTTTGTTGAATGGGTTGCTCATTTACATAAACAACCGTGTCATGTTGTTTATACTGACTATCGACCAACACCGTTACAGCACTATATATTTCCAGTTGGAGGAGATGGTATTCATTTG GTTGTAGATGAAACGGGACAATTCAAAGAGGAAAATTTCAATAGAGCCATGGCTTGTCTTCAACATGGAGATGCTGCTAAAGGTGATACAAAAGGTCGTAAAGGTGGTTTTCGAGTAACAAATGACGgacaaacaaatatttttaaaatggtAAAGATGATTATGGAGAGAAATTTTGCTCCGGTTATTATCTTCagtttttctaaaaaagattGTGAAATCTATGCAATGCAAATGGCACAATTAGATTTAAATacaatggaagaaaaaaaattagtagaTGAAGTTTTCAACAATGCTATGGATGTTTTAAGTGAAGAAGACAGACGATTACCGCAAGTCGAGAACGTACTTCCTCTTTTAAGACGTGGTATTGGTATTCATCATGGAGGACTCTTGCCTATTCTAAAAGAAACTGTGGAAATTTTATTTGGTGAAGGATTAATCAAAGCATTATTTGCCACGGAAACTTTTGCAATGGGCTTAAATATGCCAGCAAGGACAGTTTTATTTACAGCGCCACGTAAATTTGATGGCAAAAATTTCCGTTGGATTACATCGGGTGAATATATTCAAATGTCTGGACGTGCTGGTAGGAGAGGCTTGGATGAAAAAGGAATAGTTATTTTAATGATTGATGAACAAGTTAAACCAGTTGTCTGTAAAGAAATTGTACAGGGAAAACCAGATCCAATAAATTCTGCATTTcatttaacatataatatgGTCCTCAATCTTCTTAgagtagaagaaataaatccaGAATATATGTTAGAAAGAagtttttatcaatttcaaaATCAAGCTTGTATACCAAATTTATACAACA AAGTAAAAAAGCTAGAAGCTgcatataatgaaataaatatagaaaagtataATCAGATATCTACGTATCATGATATTCGCGAACAATTAGATCGATTAAGTACCGAATTTAGATCATTTTTGACAAAACCAGAGTATTTACTTCCATTTTTGCAACCTGGTAGATTGATAAAg gtAAAAAGTGGAAATGAAACATTTGACTGGGGTATTAtagtaaattttaaaaagaaaaattccaaaaatCCAATAAAGGAAACGTCcgttttaattattgatattttactCCATGTTTCTAAAAAATCTTCTGAAGGATGTCCATTACCTTGTCGTGATGGAGAGGAAGGTGATATGGAAGTTGTTCCCGTTTTACATACATTAATTTCTCAAATCAGTTCTCTTAGATTATATCATCCGAATGATTTAAGGCCCAgtgataatagaaaaagtgtACTGAAAACCATTCAGGAAGTGAAAAAACGGTTCCCAGATGGACCACCATTATTAAATCCCATAACAGATATGCACATTGAAGATCAGAGTTTTAAAGACATTGTTAAAAGAATTGAAGTTCTAGAAGAAAGACTTTACTCTCATCCTTTGCACAAG gATTGTAATGTGAATGCATTATATGaacaatttttacataaagAAGAATTAGGTATGCAACTAAAACGAGCAAAAACAGAACTAAAACAGGCTAAATCCATACTCCAAATGGATGAATTAAAATGTAGAAAACGAGTACTTCGAAGAATGGCCTATTGTACAGCAGCTGATGTAATAGAATTAAAAGGTCGGGTTGCTTGTGAATTAAATGGAACTGACGAATTACTAATGACGGAAATGATTTTTAACggtttatttaattcattaagtATACCGCAAATGGTAGCCTTAATTAGTTGTTTCGTGTGTGATGATAAATCTAATGAGATGCCTAAAAGTACTGAAGAATTAAGTGGACCACTTAGGCAAATGCAAGATTTAGCTCGAAGGATAGCTAAAGTTTCAACTGAAGCTAATTTAGATTTAGATgaagatacatatgtagaaaGATTTAAACCATATCTGATGGATGTTGTATATGCTTGGTGTAAAGGTGCAACTTTCTTACAGATATGTAAAATGACGGATATATTTGAAG GATCGATAATAAGATGTATGCGTCGTTTAGAAGAAGTTCTTAGGCAATTATGTCAAGCTGcgaaaaatattggaaatacagatttagaaaataaatttagtgAAGCAATTAAACTTATAAAAAGAGACATTGTGTTTGCTgcatctttatatttataa
- the LOC122629434 gene encoding protein argonaute-2: MGKKKGKKQPKQSIDSPSAGPSNPSEQRQQEEQSSARSAHERDQQYGSGEGTQNAPKKNISKKKGHRTFTTFQFPLSSSSQSSLPSESSTPSEPSSLSLSSQSFPSLPSSSEPPLKKPLSFASLLTSKSSQQSQSPLEQLPSSSQQPQAPQAWQKPSQQPQQALQQPSEQPQQPSEEPQQKSQQPLEEPQQKSQQPSEESQQKWPQLSEQPQKKSQQPQQAWQQPSEQPQQAWQQPSEQPRQAWQQPSEQPRQAWQQASEQPQQAWQQPSEQPRQAWQQPSQQPRQAWQQPSEQPQQPLEEPQQKWPQLSEQPEQKMQPPSQRSQKKSKEKSQQPPQKSPQPSQQPLQLSPSQISLPSSSSQQSESSPQKAESSEEGKSPIPFSVVHEKLTKSVAGQLALSIPTRKNPSASGTRGRPITVEVNVMALEFKNLKTNVTQYDVTITPDKPKCLMRLVFEEFRKKRFPNRHPAYDGNKIAYSANDLPFPTYINDEITIFENGQERIFQIEMKKATSIDLSFLRSVKPGFNESLGTQSGIQALDVILRHGPLSFCFPIGRSIFWQPTGRSESLSNGMELWIGSFQSAILGWKPLLNIDVAHKGFPKSQNVMDLIKELCLRGENRDITLSDVNQNQEKIKKFLVGLKVQYVIPNIPSSKRTQVVRGFAECPRINVFSRDDGTSSTIENYFRREKNYIIRYPTLPCLWIGPETKKIYVPPELCTIAPGQTIRRKMDEIQTSKMIKLAATSSDRRKEKIMEGFRALKINDHPTMKKEFNLSVKSEFERVPARVLDAPKLNYNNNDIVSVMKGVWRAKKFLNPSTLLDKQWTILNLVDRRIKDRDMYRLCDMLREGARTVGMFMGDALKPFQYCNNHLQALLMCFDQLKKSGVKLIIVIISDYNDSYSNVKQVSELRLGMLTQCIKSVTVERKLNPATIGNILLKINSKLNGVNHEICGHVRPSILSPDCILIGADVTHPSPDSKNIPSIAAVAASCDRTAFRYKIEIRLQQPRQEIISDFADIVRILLRYYYKCTGIQPKKIIIYRDGVSEGQLTQVLHHELTALKHAFRSLSKDDSYHPSVTFLVVQKRHHIRFFPTDRRNTDDRNFNVQAGTIVDTHITHPSHIDFYLVSHASIQGTARPTKYKCVFNQLDMTEDQIEELTYYLCHMFARCTRSISYPAPTYYAHLAAFRARAFIQNVPIELSKLQDEQVKVKVVLNDDVPMFYV, encoded by the exons atgggtaaaaaaaaag gaAAGAAGCAACCCAAGCAAAGTATAGATTCTCCATCTGCTGGTCCATCTAATCCTTCAGAACAAAGGCAGCAAGAAGAACAATCGTCAGCACGTAGCGCACATGAGAGAGATCAACAATATGGAAGTGGTGAAGGAACTCAAAATgcaccaaaaaaaaatatatcaaaaaag aaaGGTCACCGTACGTTTACAACATTCCAATttccattatcatcatcatcacaaTCATCATTACCATCAGAATCATCAACACCATCAGAACcgtcatcgttatcattatcatcacaGTCATTTCCATCATTACCATCGTCATCAGAACCACCATTGAAAAAACCACTATCGTTTGCTTCATTACTAACGTCAAAGTCATCACAACAATCACAATCACCACTGGAACAATTGCCATCGTCATCACAACAACCACAAGCACCGCAAGCATGGCAAAAGCCA TCACAACAACCACAGCAAGCATTGCAACAGCCATCAGAACAACCGCAACAGCCATCAGAAGAACCACAGCAGAAATCGCAACAGCCGTTAGAAGAACCACAACAAAAATCGCAACAGCCATCAGAAGAATCACAGCAAAAATGGCCGCAGCTGTCAGAACAACCACAGAAAAAATCGCAACAACCACAACAAGCATGGCAACAGCCGTCGGAACAACCGCAACAAGCATGGCAACAACCATCGGAACAACCGCGACAAGCATGGCAACAACCATCGGAACAACCGCGACAAGCATGGCAACAGGCATCGGAACAACCGCAACAAGCATGGCAACAGCCATCGGAACAACCGCGACAAGCATGGCAACAGCCATC GCAACAACCGCGACAAGCATGGCAACAGCCATCAGAACAACCGCAACAACCGTTAGAAGAACCACAGCAAAAATGGCCGCAGCTGTCAGAACAACCAGAGCAAAAAATGCAACCGCCGTCACAACGATCacagaaaaaatcgaaagaaaagtcaCAACAACCACCACAAAAATCGCCACAGCCGTCACAACAACCATTACAATTATCACCATCACAAATATCACtaccatcgtcgtcatcaCAACAATCAGAATCGTCACCACAAAAAGCAGAATCATCTGAAGAAGGAAAATCGCCAATACCATTTTCTGTAGTACATGAAAAGTTAACAAAGTCTGTAGCTGGTCAGTTGGCACTTAGTATACCTACAAGAAAAAATCCTTCCGCAAGTGGAACACGTGGTCGACCTATAACAGTTGAAGTCAATGTAATGGCATTGGaatttaagaatttaaaaacaaatgttaCTCAATATGATGTAACAATTACTCCTGATAAGCCCAAATGTTTAATGAGACTTGTTTTTGaagaatttagaaagaaaaggtttCCAAATCGACACCCTGCATATGATGGAAATAAGATTGCTTATAGTGCGAATGATCTACCATTTCctacatat ATAAATGatgaaattacaatttttgaaaatggtcaagagagaatatttcaaattgaaatgaaaaaagctACTTCTATAGATCTTTCATTTCTAAGAAGTGTAAAACCTGGATTTAATGAGTCATTGGGAACTCAGTCTGGAATACAAGCTCTTGATGTCATTTTGCGCCATGGACCTTTGTCATTTTGTTTTCCG ATTGGAAGATCAATATTTTGGCAACCAACGGGTAGGTCAGAATCTTTGTCAAATGGTATGGAGTTGTGGATAGGTTCATTCCAATCTGCTATATTAGGATGGAAACCTTTACTTAATATAGAtg TTGCACATAAGGGTTTTCCCAAATCTCAAAATGTTATGGATCTAATAAAAGAACTTTGTTTACGTGGAGAAAACAGAGATATTACTTTAAGTGATGTAAATCagaatcaagaaaaaataaaaaaatttttagttGGATTAAAAGTTCAGTATGTAATACCGAACATACCATCGTCGAAGCGAACACAAGTAGTGCGTGGTTTCGCTGAATGTCCaagaataaatgtattttcacGTGACGATGGAACATCGAGTACTATTGAGAACTATttcagaagagagaaaaactatATAATACGTTATCCTACTTTGCCTTGTTTGTGGATAGGGCCAGAaactaaaaagatatatgtaccTCCAGAG cTCTGTACAATAGCACCTGGACAAACAATTCGAAGGAAAATGGACGAAATACAAACttcgaaaatgataaaattagcAGCAACATCTAGTGacagacgaaaagaaaagataatggaAGGT TTTCGagctttgaaaataaatgatcatcCAACTATGAAAAAGGAATTTAATCTTTCTGTAAAATCAGAATTTGAAAGAGTACCAGCTAGAGTATTAGACGCTCctaaattgaattataataataacgatattgtATCTGTAATGAAGGGTGTTTGGAGGGcgaagaaatttcttaatCCAAGTACTTTACTTGATAAGCAATGGACTATTTTAAATTTAGTtgatagaagaataaaagacaGAGACATGTACCGCTTATGCGATATGCTGCGAGAGGGTG caAGAACAGTTGGTATGTTTATGGGCGATGCTTTAAAACCATTtcaatattgtaataatcatCTACAAGCTTTATTAATGTGTTTTgatcaattgaaaaaaagtgGAGTGAAacttattatagttattatatcAGACTATAATGACTCATATA GTAACGTGAAACAAGTTAGCGAGTTACGATTAGGTATGCTTACACAGTGTATTAAATCTGTAActgttgaaagaaaattgaatccAGCAACCATAGGAAATatccttttgaaaataaattctaaactTAATGGCGTGAATCATGAAATTTGTGGTCATGTTAG ACCTTCTATTTTATCTCCGGATTGTATTTTGATCGGTGCTGATGTAACCCATCCATCACCagattctaaaaatatacCTTCTATAGCTgca gTTGCTGCAAGTTGTGACAGAACTgcatttagatataaaatcgaaattcGCCTACAACAACCAAGACAAGAAATCATTAGTGATTTTGCGGACATtgttagaatattattaagatattattataaatgcaCGGGAATTCAaccaaagaaaattattatttatcg TGATGGCGTAAGTGAAGGACAGCTAACCCAGGTACTGCATCACGAATTAACAGCCCTTAAACATGCATTTCGATCACTTTCTAAGGATGATTCTTATCATCCTTCAGTCACTTTTCTTGTGGTGCAAAAAAGACATCATATACGATTCTTCCCTACGGATAGAAGAAATACAGATGATAGAAACTTTAACGTGCAAGCTGGTACCATCGTAGATACACATATAACACATCCTAGtcatattgatttttatcttgTATCACATGCAAGCATTCAG gGAACTGCACGACCTACCAAATACAAATGCGTATTTAATCAATTAGATATGACAGAGGATCAAATCGAAGAACTTACATATTATTTGTGTCATATGTTTGCGCGTTGTACAAGATCAATTAGTTATCCAGCACCAACATATTATGCTCATTTAGCAGCATTTCGAGCTAGAGCATTTATACAAAA tgtACCAATAGAGCTAAGCAAATTGCAAGATGAACAAGTAAAAGTAAAGGTGGTATTAAATGATGATGTTCCGATGTTTTATgtctaa